Proteins from a genomic interval of Nitrospina gracilis Nb-211:
- a CDS encoding sirohydrochlorin chelatase, whose product MTEAKRAVVLVGHGGLPKDCPPDWVSRLKRLEGERKGTGQPPTAEEMDLDRQIRNWPRTPENDPYHHGLQRLAGKLEPRVAPAKLVVAYNEFCAPTVLEAVEKLVEAEFTHVTVVPTMFTPGGSHSEREIPALLTTLRSQFPDLILQYAWPFDLDTLAGLLADHLNGFLPEPPSR is encoded by the coding sequence ATGACGGAAGCGAAACGCGCGGTGGTGCTGGTGGGGCACGGAGGCCTGCCTAAAGACTGCCCGCCGGACTGGGTTTCGCGGCTCAAACGGCTGGAGGGCGAGCGCAAGGGCACGGGCCAGCCGCCAACGGCGGAGGAGATGGACCTCGACCGGCAGATCCGCAACTGGCCGCGCACGCCGGAGAACGATCCGTATCACCACGGCCTGCAACGGCTGGCCGGGAAATTGGAGCCGCGCGTGGCCCCGGCCAAACTGGTGGTGGCGTACAACGAATTCTGCGCGCCCACGGTGCTGGAAGCGGTCGAAAAACTGGTTGAGGCGGAGTTCACCCACGTCACCGTTGTGCCCACCATGTTCACCCCGGGCGGCTCCCACTCGGAACGGGAAATTCCGGCACTTCTCACCACTCTGCGCAGTCAGTTTCCCGACCTCATTCTGCAATACGCCTGGCCGTTCGATCTCGATACCCTCGCCGGGTTGCTGGCGGATCATCTGAATGGATTTTTGCCGGAACCGCCTTCCCGCTGA
- a CDS encoding AAA family ATPase codes for MKRLKEDMSLSIRARYPLLYLVTSEEARAGEILQEIARSSRKELFVWSLSQGLVPSKAGGQTFNDPESILKHIEASDKKAIFVLRDFHPFLEKEIVVRRLRDLITNLKKSYKTVVLVSPVMKIPPELEKDITVFDLPLPDAKDLTAILNQLLAPYRDSDKVKIDLPPELLEKVVQATLGLTRNEAENVFAKALITGRQFGWDDLPSIIEEKKQLIRKSGILDFIGLSTQLSEVGGLDKLKSWLGERGRAFSVKARDYGLPEPKGLLMLGVQGCGKSLAAKAIAAEWNLPLLRLDVGKIFDSFIGSSEDNMRKAIHQAEAMSPTILWLDEIEKGFSGIQSSGSVDSGTTARIFATFLTWMQEKTKPVFVIATANNVEDLPPELLRKGRFDEIFFIDLPKEAERAKIFEIHIRLKKRDPKKFDIAALAKASEQFSGAEIEQAILSAMYRAFAGNREFTTEDVAEEIGRTVPLAVTMKEKVQYLRDWARHRARPAS; via the coding sequence ATGAAACGACTCAAGGAAGACATGTCCCTGTCCATCCGCGCCCGGTACCCTTTGCTGTACCTGGTGACTTCGGAAGAGGCGCGCGCCGGGGAGATCCTGCAAGAGATCGCGCGGTCGAGCCGCAAAGAGTTGTTCGTGTGGAGCCTGTCGCAGGGACTCGTGCCTTCGAAGGCCGGCGGCCAGACTTTCAATGACCCCGAGTCCATCCTCAAACACATCGAGGCGTCGGACAAAAAAGCCATCTTCGTGCTCCGCGATTTTCATCCGTTCCTGGAAAAGGAAATTGTTGTGCGCCGCCTGCGCGACCTCATCACCAACCTCAAGAAAAGTTACAAGACGGTGGTGCTGGTGTCGCCGGTGATGAAGATTCCGCCGGAACTGGAAAAGGACATCACCGTGTTTGACCTGCCGCTTCCCGACGCGAAGGACCTGACCGCCATACTCAACCAACTGCTCGCGCCGTACCGCGACAGCGACAAGGTGAAGATCGACCTGCCGCCGGAGTTGCTGGAAAAAGTGGTGCAGGCGACGCTGGGTCTTACGCGCAACGAAGCCGAGAACGTGTTCGCCAAGGCGCTCATCACCGGGCGGCAGTTCGGCTGGGACGATCTGCCCTCCATCATCGAAGAGAAAAAGCAGTTGATCCGCAAAAGCGGCATCCTCGATTTCATCGGCCTCTCGACGCAACTCAGCGAGGTGGGCGGTCTCGACAAACTGAAAAGCTGGCTTGGTGAGCGCGGCCGCGCCTTCAGTGTGAAGGCGCGCGACTATGGCCTGCCGGAGCCGAAAGGTCTGCTGATGCTGGGCGTGCAGGGGTGCGGCAAAAGCCTCGCCGCCAAGGCTATCGCCGCCGAATGGAACCTGCCCTTATTGCGCCTCGACGTCGGCAAGATTTTCGATTCGTTCATCGGTTCCTCCGAGGACAACATGCGAAAGGCGATCCACCAGGCCGAGGCCATGAGCCCGACGATTTTGTGGCTGGACGAAATCGAAAAAGGCTTCTCCGGCATCCAGAGTTCCGGGTCGGTGGACAGCGGCACCACGGCGCGTATCTTCGCCACGTTCCTGACGTGGATGCAGGAGAAGACGAAGCCCGTGTTCGTCATCGCCACCGCCAACAACGTCGAGGACCTGCCGCCGGAGCTGTTGCGCAAGGGCCGCTTCGACGAAATTTTCTTCATCGACCTGCCGAAAGAAGCCGAGCGCGCGAAGATTTTCGAAATCCACATCCGCCTCAAAAAACGCGATCCGAAAAAATTCGACATCGCGGCGCTGGCGAAGGCGTCGGAGCAGTTCAGCGGCGCGGAGATCGAACAGGCGATCCTCTCCGCCATGTACCGTGCGTTTGCCGGAAACCGCGAGTTCACCACCGAAGATGTGGCTGAGGAGATCGGCCGGACCGTGCCCCTGGCGGTGACGATGAAGGAAAAGGTTCAGTACCTGCGCGACTGGGCGCGGCACCGGGCGCGTCCCGCTTCCTGA
- the kbl gene encoding glycine C-acetyltransferase: protein MDSKHLEFIRQELQDIREAGLYKEERTLLSSQHAHIRTREGEVLNFCANNYLGLANHPELIAAGKEALDRYGYGMASVRFICGTHEVHKELESKVSRFLGMEDTILYSSCFDANTGLFETLLTEKDALFSDRLNHASIIDGTRLCKAMRFRYGHSDMDHLETRLKKAAEKYRFKLIATDGVFSMDGDVARLKDLCDLADRYGATVMVDDSHATGFFGPTGRGSIEYGDVMSRVGIVTSTFGKALGGASGGFTAARREVVDLLRQRSRPYLFSNSLSPVIAAVTSKVIDFIDANQNLVKKLAANTRYFRERIAQAGFAIKPGEHPIIPIMLGEARLAHQMADALLKEGIYVIGFSYPVVPKGEARIRLQISAAHETEDLDRAVEAFRKVGESLSVLSSG from the coding sequence ATGGACAGCAAGCATCTCGAATTCATCCGGCAGGAGTTGCAGGACATCCGCGAGGCGGGGTTATATAAAGAGGAACGCACCCTGTTATCCTCCCAGCACGCGCACATCCGCACCCGCGAAGGCGAGGTGCTGAACTTCTGCGCCAACAACTATCTGGGGCTCGCCAACCACCCGGAGTTGATCGCCGCCGGTAAGGAGGCGCTCGACCGGTACGGCTACGGCATGGCCTCGGTGCGCTTCATCTGCGGCACGCATGAAGTCCATAAAGAATTGGAAAGCAAGGTTTCCCGGTTCCTGGGCATGGAGGACACAATCCTTTATTCGTCGTGCTTCGACGCCAACACCGGCCTGTTCGAGACTCTGCTGACGGAAAAGGACGCGCTGTTCAGCGACCGGCTCAACCACGCCAGCATCATCGACGGCACCCGCCTGTGTAAGGCCATGCGCTTCCGTTACGGCCACAGCGACATGGATCACCTGGAGACGCGTCTGAAAAAGGCGGCGGAAAAATACCGGTTCAAGCTCATCGCCACCGACGGCGTGTTCAGCATGGACGGAGATGTGGCACGGTTGAAGGATTTATGCGATCTGGCCGACCGTTACGGCGCGACGGTGATGGTGGACGACAGCCACGCCACCGGGTTCTTCGGCCCGACCGGACGCGGAAGCATTGAATATGGCGATGTTATGAGCAGGGTGGGGATCGTCACCTCGACTTTCGGCAAGGCGCTGGGCGGGGCGTCCGGCGGATTCACCGCCGCCCGCAGGGAAGTGGTGGACCTGTTGCGGCAACGTTCGCGGCCGTACCTGTTTTCCAACTCGCTGTCGCCGGTGATTGCCGCCGTCACCTCGAAAGTGATTGATTTCATCGACGCTAATCAAAATCTGGTTAAAAAGCTCGCGGCCAACACCCGCTATTTCCGGGAGCGCATCGCCCAGGCCGGGTTCGCCATCAAGCCCGGCGAGCATCCCATCATCCCCATCATGCTGGGCGAGGCCCGTCTGGCGCACCAGATGGCCGACGCTCTGCTGAAGGAGGGCATCTACGTGATCGGCTTCAGTTACCCCGTGGTGCCGAAGGGCGAAGCGCGGATACGCCTGCAAATTTCAGCGGCTCACGAGACCGAAGACCTTGACCGGGCGGTGGAGGCTTTCCGCAAAGTGGGCGAATCTCTGTCGGTTCTGTCCTCGGGCTGA
- a CDS encoding KamA family radical SAM protein, with protein MFQKSQYKGGDKKPKYLTKLGQIPELSQENIKALEPVSEQFIFRTNEYYQSLIDWDDPDDPIRKIVIPDVSELNEWGRLDASDEESYTVAHGIEHKYDSTALLLVNEVCAAYCRFCFRKRLFMDENDEVTKDISEGLAYIREHPEINNVLLTGGDPLIMSTSKLEPIIRQVREIDHVKIIRIGTKIPAFNPMRIYNDDSLRAMFEKYSLPEKRIYVMAHFNHPRELTEEAVRGLNFLMRSGAIVVNQTPMIAGVNDDPQILSELMNRLSFMGVPPYYVFHCRPTLGNRPYTLPIEKAYEIFELARMRGSGLAKRARFVMSHSTGKIEIIGLSARNIYFKYQRAAENRNSSRFMVYRRNPEAFWFDDYHELVDDYILEEERALRQEPVLDFEFA; from the coding sequence ATGTTTCAGAAGTCTCAATACAAGGGTGGCGACAAGAAGCCGAAATACCTGACGAAACTGGGACAAATCCCGGAGTTGAGCCAGGAAAACATAAAGGCGCTGGAGCCGGTCAGCGAGCAGTTCATTTTCCGGACCAACGAGTACTACCAATCGCTGATCGACTGGGACGATCCGGACGATCCCATCCGCAAAATCGTGATCCCCGACGTCAGCGAATTGAATGAATGGGGACGGCTGGACGCCTCGGACGAAGAGTCCTATACCGTGGCCCACGGCATCGAACACAAGTACGATTCCACCGCGTTGCTTCTGGTGAACGAAGTCTGCGCGGCCTACTGTCGGTTCTGTTTCCGCAAGCGGCTGTTCATGGACGAAAATGACGAAGTCACCAAGGACATCTCCGAGGGCCTGGCTTACATCCGCGAGCATCCGGAGATCAATAATGTCCTGTTGACAGGCGGCGACCCGCTGATCATGTCCACATCCAAGCTGGAGCCGATCATCCGGCAGGTGCGGGAGATCGATCACGTGAAGATCATCCGCATCGGTACGAAAATTCCGGCGTTCAATCCCATGCGCATTTACAACGACGATTCCCTGCGGGCCATGTTCGAAAAATACAGCCTGCCGGAGAAGCGCATTTATGTGATGGCGCATTTCAATCACCCGCGCGAGCTGACGGAAGAAGCGGTGCGCGGACTGAATTTCCTGATGAGGTCCGGGGCCATCGTCGTCAACCAGACGCCGATGATTGCGGGGGTCAACGACGATCCGCAGATCCTGAGCGAACTGATGAACCGGTTGTCATTCATGGGCGTGCCGCCGTACTACGTGTTCCATTGCCGGCCAACGCTGGGCAACCGTCCATACACCCTGCCGATCGAAAAGGCATACGAGATTTTCGAACTGGCCCGCATGCGCGGCTCCGGCCTCGCCAAGCGGGCGCGCTTCGTGATGTCGCACAGCACGGGCAAAATCGAAATCATCGGCCTGTCGGCGCGCAACATCTACTTCAAGTATCAGCGTGCGGCGGAGAACCGGAACAGTTCGCGCTTCATGGTGTACAGGCGCAATCCGGAAGCGTTCTGGTTCGACGATTACCATGAACTGGTGGACGACTACATTCTGGAAGAAGAACGGGCGTTGAGGCAGGAACCCGTCTTGGATTTCGAGTTCGCCTAG
- a CDS encoding OprO/OprP family phosphate-selective porin, with protein sequence MIRNLIAVLAVIGLLIPAQAVWAESDTEKRLRVLEEKLKRFENLDSLPQKEDYIKVRYANPGFEMETADGLFSTKLVWRAQLRYTFPHRSDPRSVSDFTTRSDASNFEARRLRMKIGGHGFKPWIDYYFEVDLQPSRDVDDSSTSSSARVIDYRITLQPIDEFGIRVGQWKVDYNRERVDSSGRQQFVERSIVNRVFTIDRQVGVQVRGRLFKGTYADMRYWAGVFNGEGRSVNNPDNDMMYMGRLQWNFLGRDLKWRQSDVAFHKEPTGSLAFAAATNNGKCSRWSSSGCGNLSGLTGPGTTSQNFKVEQYVQEFAFKYRGLSIQEEFHWKDVEDKRNMTTHKYKGMYAQAGYFFHGLIPQIPEKLELAARYAFVDAPVATNVALQDKREEYTVGLNYFFSGHDNKITVDYSFLELEDASTGMSFDDSRVRLQWDVSF encoded by the coding sequence ATGATCCGGAATTTGATCGCTGTGCTGGCCGTGATTGGCCTGCTGATCCCGGCCCAGGCGGTGTGGGCGGAGTCGGATACGGAAAAACGCCTGCGGGTGCTGGAAGAGAAACTGAAACGGTTTGAAAACCTGGATTCCCTTCCGCAGAAGGAGGACTACATCAAGGTGCGGTACGCCAACCCGGGTTTTGAAATGGAAACCGCAGACGGCCTGTTTTCCACCAAGCTCGTGTGGCGTGCGCAGTTGCGGTACACGTTTCCCCACCGCTCCGATCCGCGAAGCGTGTCGGACTTCACCACCCGCTCCGACGCGAGCAACTTTGAAGCCCGCCGCCTCCGCATGAAAATCGGCGGTCACGGATTCAAGCCGTGGATCGACTATTACTTTGAAGTGGACCTGCAACCGTCCCGCGACGTGGACGACAGCAGTACCTCCTCTTCCGCACGGGTCATCGACTACCGCATCACCCTGCAACCGATCGACGAATTCGGTATCCGCGTGGGTCAGTGGAAAGTCGACTACAACCGCGAGCGCGTGGATTCCTCCGGGCGCCAGCAGTTTGTAGAACGGTCCATCGTGAACCGCGTGTTCACCATCGACCGCCAGGTGGGTGTGCAGGTGCGTGGCCGCCTGTTCAAAGGCACCTACGCCGACATGCGGTACTGGGCCGGTGTGTTCAACGGCGAAGGCCGCTCCGTCAACAACCCGGACAACGACATGATGTACATGGGCCGCCTGCAGTGGAACTTCCTCGGCCGCGACCTGAAATGGCGTCAGTCGGACGTGGCTTTCCATAAAGAGCCGACCGGCAGTCTCGCATTTGCCGCGGCCACCAACAACGGCAAGTGCAGTCGCTGGAGTTCATCCGGATGTGGCAACCTGAGCGGCCTGACCGGCCCCGGCACCACTTCCCAGAACTTCAAAGTCGAACAGTACGTTCAGGAATTCGCGTTCAAGTACCGGGGCCTGTCGATCCAGGAAGAGTTTCACTGGAAGGACGTGGAAGACAAACGCAACATGACCACCCACAAGTACAAAGGTATGTACGCGCAGGCCGGTTACTTTTTTCACGGCTTGATTCCGCAGATTCCCGAGAAACTGGAACTCGCCGCCCGCTACGCGTTTGTCGATGCGCCGGTGGCGACCAACGTGGCGCTCCAGGATAAACGGGAGGAATACACGGTCGGCCTCAACTACTTCTTCTCCGGCCACGACAATAAAATCACTGTCGACTATTCCTTCCTGGAACTGGAAGATGCATCTACGGGAATGAGCTTCGACGACAGTCGTGTCCGCCTTCAGTGGGACGTTTCCTTCTAA
- a CDS encoding zinc-binding dehydrogenase, with translation MKALILDIQKKDWETTRGMTFTDVSEPSLDERKCPDDGGKVIIKPRFAGFCGTDKGIWFRKSFRDMIFDSMHREGRHYRIMGHELLGEVVEAGSYAANHYGYKAGDTVSTESHIFCGRCHQCKIGDQHVCADHLIIGISTDGCFADYIKLPAKELWRVDTDRIRPEVAAIQDPLGNAVHACSRVDLRGRTVAIFGCGTIGLFTILVARAMGATHIIGVDPNEKNLKLAERLGVDRTLAVDKTVEAGETGPDTDIAQRIRDDCFGAGVDVAFEMSGSNRALNTAIAATRAGGDVILFGLSAGDFTLTDYQQIIMHGKTLHGIVGREVFQTWYTMSNLLMSKGHDLQDKIYEVILNKGKGTLFPFHSFDRDAFEGAIQEHPKIIFRF, from the coding sequence GTGAAAGCCCTCATTCTCGACATCCAGAAAAAAGACTGGGAAACCACCCGCGGCATGACGTTCACCGACGTGAGTGAACCGTCGCTCGACGAACGCAAGTGCCCCGATGACGGTGGCAAGGTCATCATCAAACCCCGGTTTGCCGGATTTTGCGGCACCGACAAGGGCATCTGGTTTCGCAAGTCGTTCCGCGACATGATTTTCGACTCGATGCACCGGGAAGGCCGGCATTACCGCATCATGGGCCATGAACTGCTGGGCGAAGTGGTGGAGGCCGGGTCCTACGCCGCCAATCATTATGGGTACAAGGCGGGCGATACGGTTTCGACTGAATCCCACATCTTCTGCGGACGCTGCCACCAGTGCAAGATTGGCGACCAGCACGTATGCGCCGACCATTTGATCATCGGCATCTCCACCGATGGCTGTTTCGCCGACTACATCAAGCTCCCGGCCAAGGAGCTGTGGCGGGTGGACACCGACCGCATCCGGCCGGAGGTGGCGGCGATTCAGGACCCATTGGGCAATGCGGTGCATGCGTGCAGCCGGGTGGACCTGCGCGGGCGTACGGTGGCCATTTTCGGGTGCGGCACCATCGGCCTGTTCACCATCCTGGTGGCGCGGGCGATGGGCGCGACCCACATTATCGGCGTCGATCCCAACGAAAAAAATCTCAAGCTGGCCGAGAGGCTGGGCGTGGACCGGACGCTGGCGGTGGACAAGACCGTCGAGGCAGGGGAGACGGGACCCGACACGGACATCGCCCAGCGCATCCGAGACGACTGTTTCGGCGCCGGGGTGGACGTGGCGTTCGAGATGTCCGGGAGCAACCGTGCCCTCAACACCGCCATTGCCGCCACCCGCGCTGGAGGCGACGTCATCCTGTTCGGCCTGTCGGCGGGGGATTTCACCCTGACCGACTACCAGCAGATCATCATGCACGGCAAAACCCTGCATGGCATCGTCGGCCGCGAGGTGTTCCAGACCTGGTACACCATGAGCAACCTGTTGATGTCCAAAGGCCACGACCTGCAGGATAAAATTTACGAGGTGATCCTGAATAAGGGGAAAGGAACGTTGTTCCCGTTTCATTCCTTCGATCGCGACGCGTTTGAAGGCGCCATTCAGGAACATCCGAAGATCATTTTCCGGTTCTGA
- a CDS encoding pentapeptide repeat-containing protein: MLPEWIEFKVKIEKTKNELAGADLSNRKLMKAKLDHAQLQGADLSFSYLICADLTGADLSGADLTGAVLSEAILKNANLEDVEFEDSYLNGADLSGATNLTCDQLELAYLDRDTRLPDNIHIEWVSDDQFECCEKE; the protein is encoded by the coding sequence ATGTTGCCGGAATGGATTGAATTCAAAGTCAAAATTGAGAAAACCAAAAACGAGCTGGCGGGAGCCGACCTGAGCAACCGCAAGCTGATGAAGGCCAAGCTGGATCACGCCCAGTTGCAGGGCGCGGACCTGAGTTTTTCTTATCTCATCTGCGCCGATCTCACCGGTGCGGACCTGAGTGGGGCCGACCTCACAGGGGCCGTGCTCAGCGAAGCCATCCTTAAAAATGCCAACCTGGAAGACGTCGAGTTCGAGGACTCGTACCTGAACGGTGCGGACCTGAGCGGCGCCACCAACCTGACGTGTGATCAGCTCGAACTGGCGTATTTGGACCGGGACACGCGCCTGCCGGACAACATCCACATCGAATGGGTGTCCGACGACCAGTTCGAATGTTGCGAAAAAGAGTGA